One genomic segment of Marinobacter sp. F4206 includes these proteins:
- a CDS encoding BCCT family transporter, whose amino-acid sequence MGEVVKDEYQTDYVAGQDNISPFGLDLHAPVFPITAILVVLFVVGTLIFPTESKELLDGAKWDIIATFDWFFLLSANVFVVVCLALIFMPVGKIRLGGVDAKPEFSTMSWFAMLFAAGMGIGLMFWAVAEPTAYYTGWYETPFNVEANTPEAARLAMGATMYHWGLHPWAVYAIVALSLAFFAFNKNMPLTIRSAFFPLLRDKVWGWPGHIIDILAVVATIFGLATSLGFGAQQAASGLSYLFGISDGINVQMAIIVGVTAVALVSVLRGLDGGVKVLSNINMSLAGILLFFIIFAGPTMTVLETMWVTSSSYIGNVLPLSNPFGREDEAWFQGWTVFYWAWWISWSPFVGMFIARVSRGRTVREFVTAVLIIPTVITVVWMSAFGGTALEQIQNGIGALAANGLTDVPLAMFQMFENLPLTGIISFVGIILVLVFFVTSSDSGSLVIDSITAGGKTDAPTAQRVFWVVMEGAIAAALIFGGGEDALGAIQATAISAGLPFTAILLIMTWGLLKGLTHERKLLVARGEL is encoded by the coding sequence GTGGGCGAGGTAGTTAAAGACGAATATCAGACGGATTACGTCGCAGGCCAGGACAATATTAGTCCTTTCGGCCTGGATCTCCACGCGCCGGTATTCCCGATTACGGCAATACTGGTCGTGCTTTTTGTGGTAGGAACCCTGATTTTCCCGACAGAGTCCAAAGAGCTTCTGGACGGGGCAAAGTGGGACATTATCGCAACATTTGACTGGTTCTTCCTGCTCAGCGCCAACGTCTTCGTGGTGGTGTGTCTGGCCTTGATTTTTATGCCGGTGGGCAAGATCCGGCTGGGCGGCGTGGATGCGAAACCAGAATTCTCGACGATGTCCTGGTTCGCGATGCTGTTTGCTGCCGGCATGGGCATTGGCCTTATGTTCTGGGCGGTTGCAGAGCCGACGGCATATTACACCGGCTGGTACGAAACGCCGTTTAACGTCGAGGCGAACACCCCTGAGGCCGCCAGGCTAGCCATGGGTGCAACCATGTACCATTGGGGCCTGCATCCCTGGGCGGTTTACGCCATTGTTGCCCTGTCTCTGGCATTTTTCGCGTTCAACAAGAACATGCCGCTGACCATCCGATCAGCCTTCTTCCCGTTGCTGCGGGACAAGGTGTGGGGCTGGCCTGGCCACATCATCGATATCCTGGCGGTAGTCGCCACGATCTTTGGTCTGGCTACCTCTCTCGGCTTCGGTGCCCAGCAGGCGGCATCCGGTCTGAGTTATCTGTTTGGTATCTCTGACGGCATCAATGTCCAGATGGCCATCATCGTGGGTGTAACTGCGGTTGCACTGGTCTCAGTGTTGCGTGGTTTGGACGGCGGTGTAAAAGTGCTCAGTAACATCAATATGAGCCTTGCCGGGATTCTGCTGTTCTTTATCATTTTCGCCGGCCCCACCATGACTGTGCTGGAAACCATGTGGGTGACCTCGTCCAGTTATATTGGCAACGTTCTTCCCCTGAGCAACCCGTTTGGCCGTGAAGACGAAGCCTGGTTCCAAGGTTGGACTGTATTCTACTGGGCCTGGTGGATCTCCTGGTCACCGTTCGTAGGTATGTTTATCGCCCGCGTTTCGCGAGGCCGCACGGTTCGGGAGTTTGTTACCGCAGTACTGATTATCCCGACGGTGATCACCGTGGTATGGATGAGCGCCTTTGGTGGCACGGCGCTGGAACAGATCCAGAACGGTATCGGTGCACTGGCAGCGAACGGCCTGACGGACGTTCCTCTTGCCATGTTCCAGATGTTCGAGAACCTGCCGCTGACCGGCATTATCTCGTTCGTGGGTATCATTCTGGTGCTGGTGTTCTTCGTAACGTCGTCGGACTCCGGGTCACTGGTTATCGACAGCATCACCGCCGGTGGCAAGACTGATGCACCGACCGCTCAGCGCGTTTTCTGGGTAGTCATGGAGGGTGCGATTGCCGCAGCGCTGATCTTTGGTGGTGGCGAAGACGCCCTGGGTGCCATCCAGGCGACGGCGATCAGTGCCGGCCTGCCATTTACAGCAATCCTGCTGATCATGACGTGGGGCTTGCTGAAGGGCCTGACCCATGAGCGCAAGCTTTTGGTTGCGAGAGGCGAGCTCTAA
- a CDS encoding MerR family transcriptional regulator translates to MLEPSHNNELPAIPGKRYFTIGEVADLCAVKAHVLRYWEQEFPQLSPVKRRGNRRYYQRADVITIRQIRSLLYDQGYTIGGAKQKLSSHEVKDDTSQYKQLIRQMISELEDVLDVLNAPVK, encoded by the coding sequence ATGCTGGAACCCAGTCATAATAACGAACTTCCCGCGATTCCCGGGAAGCGTTATTTCACCATCGGTGAAGTAGCGGACCTATGCGCAGTCAAGGCACACGTACTGCGCTATTGGGAGCAGGAATTTCCACAGTTATCGCCGGTTAAGCGTCGCGGAAACCGCCGCTATTACCAGCGGGCTGACGTTATAACCATTCGTCAGATACGTAGCCTGCTTTACGACCAGGGCTACACCATCGGTGGTGCCAAGCAAAAGCTCAGCAGCCACGAGGTGAAGGACGACACCTCCCAGTACAAGCAGCTTATCCGGCAGATGATATCGGAGCTGGAAGATGTTCTGGACGTACTGAACGCGCCTGTGAAGTAA
- a CDS encoding alpha-L-glutamate ligase-like protein: MGWISPRRLNRLGMLNMNRRNVDYIARYNERSSYPLVDNKLKTKLAVAEYGVKTPRLLQVVRQQHEISGFRQLAEDLGGFAIKPAKGSGGKGITVITGRDQDEYVKASGSRISASSLERHLTNILAGLYSLAGTPDVAIVESLVESVPTLARYSFQGVPDIRIVVFRGYPVMAMLRLATKASDGKANLHQGAVGVGLDIGTGRSLNAVQFNKPITLHPDTGLALENIEIEAWGEMLEMASRCYESTGLGYMGVDLVVDAHEGPLLLELNARPGLAIQMANGMGLLPRLRTIERLKRPHFTPQERANYAMEVFAAL; this comes from the coding sequence ATGGGCTGGATATCACCGCGACGCCTTAACCGCCTGGGCATGCTCAACATGAACCGGCGCAATGTGGATTACATTGCCCGTTACAATGAGCGGTCCTCTTACCCCCTGGTCGACAACAAGCTCAAGACCAAACTTGCCGTGGCTGAATATGGAGTCAAGACGCCCCGTCTGCTGCAGGTGGTTCGCCAGCAGCATGAAATTTCAGGTTTCCGGCAGTTGGCGGAAGATCTTGGCGGTTTCGCCATCAAACCAGCCAAGGGTTCAGGCGGAAAGGGTATCACCGTCATCACCGGCCGCGATCAGGACGAATACGTCAAGGCGTCGGGATCGAGGATTTCCGCTTCCTCTCTGGAGCGCCACCTCACCAACATCCTCGCCGGCCTGTACTCGCTGGCAGGCACGCCGGATGTAGCCATAGTCGAAAGTCTGGTTGAATCGGTACCCACACTGGCTCGGTATTCCTTCCAGGGCGTTCCCGACATTCGTATTGTGGTATTTCGCGGCTACCCGGTAATGGCCATGCTGAGACTTGCCACAAAGGCCTCTGACGGCAAGGCTAATCTGCATCAGGGCGCTGTCGGTGTTGGCCTGGACATCGGTACGGGCAGGAGCCTGAATGCCGTTCAGTTCAACAAGCCAATAACCCTGCATCCGGACACTGGCCTGGCCCTGGAGAACATCGAGATTGAAGCCTGGGGCGAAATGCTGGAAATGGCGTCCCGCTGCTATGAATCCACCGGGCTCGGCTACATGGGTGTGGATCTGGTGGTGGACGCCCACGAAGGCCCCCTGCTACTGGAACTGAATGCCCGGCCCGGCCTGGCGATCCAGATGGCCAACGGGATGGGCTTGCTGCCGCGCTTGCGGACCATTGAGCGCCTGAAACGTCCTCATTTCACGCCGCAGGAGCGCGCCAATTACGCCATGGAGGTATTCGCCGCGCTCTAG
- the pheT gene encoding phenylalanine--tRNA ligase subunit beta, whose translation MKFSEQWLREWVNPAIGTQELMDQITMAGLEVDGFEPVAGQFSGVIVGEVKSVEPHPDADKLRVCQVSDGKQTVQVVCGAPNVRDGLKVPFAVVGAVLPGDFKIKKAKLRGQPSEGMLCSESELGLSESHDGLMELPAEAPVGQDVAEYLKLNDVTIDVDLTPNRSDCLSIKGIAREVGVLNSMVVEGPEVKPVEAVHSEVADIRVEAAAGCPRYLGRVLRNVNLKAESPLWMQEKLRRSGIRSIDAAVDVTNYVMLELGQPMHAFDREEIHGGIVVRMARAGEKLVLLDGQEVELNEQTLVIADHEKPVAIAGVMGGEHSGVSEKTNDLILESAYFDPITLAGKARHYGLHTDASHRFERGVDCRLAREAMERATQLLMDIVGGEPGEIIEVASDQHLPEDRVVDLRSDRLYDVLGLEIDRTTVEEILSRLGLHIDKLLKAGWRISVPSFRPDISIEEDLIEEVGRIYGYNNLPVTEPTGSLGLRQQDEATRPVSAIRNFFVDNGYQEAITYSFVDPKVQQLIDPDREGIALANPISSDLSVMRTSLWSGLLKTVAHNQNRQQGRIRLFETGLRFEQEGERIDQQQMLAGVVVGAQYPENWVNGRRTADFFDVKGDLESLFRLLGIEIQFVGSQHPALHPGQTAELLRDGEHVGWLGTLHPQVQKNLELNGTILMFELFLDSIVTGYVPNFKDISKFPEVRRDLAIIIGSDVAFADVERVARKHAGERLTALRAFDVYEGESLGEGNRSLALSLFWQHPERTLTEDEVHSLFNGVIDALNEELGATLRS comes from the coding sequence ATGAAATTCAGTGAACAGTGGCTGCGCGAATGGGTAAATCCGGCAATCGGAACCCAGGAATTGATGGACCAGATCACCATGGCCGGTCTGGAAGTGGATGGTTTCGAACCGGTCGCAGGTCAGTTCAGCGGCGTCATTGTCGGTGAGGTGAAATCGGTTGAACCACACCCGGATGCCGACAAGTTGCGGGTGTGCCAGGTAAGTGATGGCAAGCAGACCGTCCAGGTGGTCTGTGGTGCACCCAACGTGCGAGACGGCCTCAAGGTGCCGTTTGCCGTGGTTGGCGCGGTACTGCCGGGCGACTTCAAGATCAAAAAGGCGAAACTGCGCGGTCAGCCGTCCGAGGGCATGCTGTGTTCTGAATCCGAGCTGGGGCTTTCGGAGAGCCATGATGGCTTGATGGAGTTGCCGGCAGAGGCTCCGGTCGGTCAGGACGTTGCCGAGTACCTCAAACTCAATGACGTGACGATCGATGTGGATCTGACGCCCAATCGAAGCGACTGCCTCTCAATCAAGGGGATTGCCCGCGAGGTGGGCGTTCTGAACAGCATGGTGGTCGAGGGGCCGGAGGTTAAGCCAGTCGAGGCGGTGCACTCGGAGGTTGCGGATATCCGGGTCGAGGCGGCGGCCGGTTGCCCTCGCTATCTCGGGCGTGTTCTGCGCAATGTAAACCTGAAGGCGGAGTCGCCCCTGTGGATGCAGGAGAAGCTGCGTCGCTCGGGTATTCGCTCCATCGACGCTGCGGTAGATGTTACCAACTACGTGATGCTCGAGCTGGGCCAGCCGATGCACGCGTTCGACCGGGAAGAGATTCACGGCGGCATTGTGGTTCGGATGGCAAGGGCCGGTGAGAAGCTGGTCTTGCTTGACGGTCAGGAGGTAGAGCTTAACGAGCAGACCCTGGTCATTGCCGACCATGAAAAGCCGGTTGCGATTGCCGGCGTAATGGGCGGGGAGCATTCCGGCGTCAGTGAAAAGACCAACGACCTGATTCTGGAATCCGCCTACTTCGACCCCATTACTCTGGCCGGCAAGGCCCGTCATTATGGTCTTCACACCGACGCTTCTCACCGGTTCGAGCGGGGTGTGGATTGCCGGCTGGCCCGCGAAGCCATGGAGCGTGCCACGCAGTTGCTCATGGATATTGTTGGCGGCGAGCCCGGTGAAATCATTGAAGTGGCCAGCGACCAGCATCTCCCTGAAGATCGGGTGGTTGATCTGCGCTCCGATCGTCTTTATGACGTTCTGGGCCTCGAGATTGACCGGACGACGGTTGAAGAGATCCTGAGTCGTCTCGGCCTCCATATCGACAAGCTCCTCAAGGCAGGATGGCGTATCAGTGTGCCCAGTTTCCGACCTGACATCTCCATTGAGGAAGATCTTATTGAGGAAGTGGGCCGGATCTACGGGTACAACAACCTGCCGGTAACCGAACCCACGGGATCTCTCGGCTTGCGTCAGCAGGATGAGGCTACTCGTCCGGTTTCAGCAATCCGTAATTTCTTCGTTGATAACGGCTATCAGGAGGCGATCACCTATAGCTTCGTGGATCCCAAGGTCCAGCAGCTGATTGATCCGGACCGCGAAGGCATTGCACTTGCCAATCCCATTTCCTCCGATCTTTCGGTGATGCGAACCAGCCTCTGGAGCGGTCTGCTCAAGACTGTTGCCCACAATCAGAACCGTCAGCAGGGGCGGATCCGCCTTTTCGAAACCGGTTTGCGGTTTGAGCAGGAAGGTGAGCGTATTGACCAGCAGCAGATGTTGGCTGGCGTGGTGGTCGGCGCCCAATATCCTGAAAACTGGGTAAACGGTCGCAGAACCGCTGATTTCTTTGATGTAAAAGGAGATCTGGAAAGCCTGTTTCGTCTGCTTGGTATCGAGATCCAGTTCGTAGGCAGTCAGCACCCGGCACTGCATCCGGGTCAGACCGCGGAATTGCTCCGAGATGGCGAGCATGTCGGCTGGTTGGGCACGTTGCACCCACAAGTTCAGAAAAATCTTGAACTTAATGGCACGATCTTGATGTTTGAGCTATTCTTGGATTCGATCGTCACTGGTTATGTGCCTAATTTCAAAGATATTTCGAAATTCCCGGAAGTTCGTCGGGATTTGGCTATCATTATCGGAAGCGATGTGGCGTTTGCGGACGTCGAGCGTGTGGCCAGAAAGCACGCTGGTGAACGACTGACAGCGTTGCGTGCATTTGATGTATACGAGGGTGAGAGTCTTGGCGAGGGGAACCGTAGCCTGGCGCTCAGTCTATTCTGGCAGCATCCGGAGCGCACGTTGACCGAGGACGAGGTTCATTCGCTCTTCAATGGTGTAATCGACGCATTGAACGAAGAGCTGGGGGCAACACTGAGGAGTTGA
- a CDS encoding inactive transglutaminase family protein — MTPRSRLPFYVAVFLLIAAGISLAIWRHIELGIPWLAGEQRPVWMIEARVDFDASDGAVLASLNVPENPPGFRILSEQAASPGYGFSIIEKNGSRRAEWTKRDVSGRQTLYFKTQFIPDDSTIDRPPSQEPKARKMFWEEPQATAVREILTQAEERSSTPESMTRELIRLMQPDTRTQNTTLLVAEEDYLELLVDMLNHSGIPARTADGLKLEDARRRQSLMPFLQIFNGEQWLTFDPNTAEQGVPESLLLWRQGSASLLDVVGGDNSEVSFSMLRQTVPALQLSTMEFDSKGLGFLSFYELPIEEQSMFRMLLLLPLGALMVAFMRIVIGIRTSGTFMPVLIAVAFVQTTLVPGLIAFLSVVSIGLMMRGYLSSLNLLLVSRISALIILVIFITAGLSIIGYQMGFNTGMTVTFFPMVIIAWTIERMSILWEEEGAHEVVIQGAGSMFVAICAYLLMSAPLAGHLTFNFPELHFVILGLILLMGQYTGYKLSELKRFTPMRVYD; from the coding sequence GTGACTCCCCGCTCCCGCTTGCCCTTCTACGTCGCTGTTTTTCTCCTCATTGCCGCAGGCATTTCCCTGGCCATCTGGCGCCACATCGAGTTGGGGATTCCCTGGCTTGCCGGTGAACAGCGCCCGGTCTGGATGATCGAAGCCCGAGTGGATTTTGACGCCAGTGACGGTGCGGTGCTCGCTAGCCTGAATGTGCCGGAGAACCCACCCGGTTTCCGGATACTCTCTGAGCAGGCCGCATCTCCCGGTTATGGGTTCTCGATCATCGAGAAAAACGGAAGTCGCAGGGCGGAATGGACCAAGCGAGACGTATCCGGGCGACAGACTCTGTATTTCAAAACCCAGTTTATCCCAGACGATTCAACGATTGACCGGCCCCCGAGCCAGGAGCCCAAAGCCCGGAAAATGTTCTGGGAGGAGCCCCAGGCCACGGCCGTGCGGGAGATTCTGACCCAGGCAGAAGAACGGTCCAGCACGCCTGAAAGCATGACCCGGGAGTTGATCCGTCTCATGCAGCCAGATACCCGCACCCAGAACACAACCCTCCTGGTGGCCGAGGAAGACTACCTCGAACTGCTGGTCGACATGCTGAACCACTCCGGCATCCCGGCCCGGACCGCCGACGGGTTAAAGCTGGAAGACGCCCGACGCCGGCAATCGCTGATGCCTTTCCTGCAGATATTCAACGGAGAACAGTGGCTGACCTTCGATCCGAACACGGCTGAGCAGGGTGTGCCAGAAAGCCTGCTGTTGTGGCGCCAGGGCTCTGCCTCGCTGCTGGACGTGGTCGGCGGAGACAATTCCGAAGTGAGCTTCTCCATGCTCCGGCAGACGGTCCCCGCCCTGCAGCTTTCAACCATGGAGTTCGATTCCAAAGGGCTTGGCTTCCTCAGTTTCTATGAACTGCCCATCGAGGAGCAGAGCATGTTTCGCATGCTACTTCTGCTCCCCCTGGGCGCACTCATGGTCGCGTTCATGCGCATTGTGATCGGCATCCGTACCTCCGGCACCTTCATGCCGGTCCTGATCGCGGTAGCGTTCGTCCAGACAACCCTGGTCCCGGGCCTGATTGCCTTTCTGTCCGTGGTCTCGATAGGCCTGATGATGCGGGGCTACCTCTCTAGTCTGAACCTGTTGCTGGTATCCCGGATTTCAGCCCTGATCATACTGGTGATATTCATCACCGCAGGGCTCAGCATCATTGGCTACCAGATGGGCTTCAATACCGGAATGACCGTGACCTTCTTCCCCATGGTCATCATTGCCTGGACCATTGAGCGGATGTCCATCCTCTGGGAGGAAGAAGGCGCCCACGAAGTCGTTATTCAGGGGGCTGGCAGCATGTTTGTCGCCATCTGCGCCTACCTCCTGATGAGCGCACCGCTGGCAGGTCACCTGACCTTCAACTTCCCGGAACTGCACTTTGTGATCCTGGGCCTGATCCTGTTGATGGGCCAATACACCGGATACAAGTTGAGCGAACTCAAGCGGTTCACGCCTATGAGGGTCTATGACTGA
- a CDS encoding FMN-binding glutamate synthase family protein, translating into MEKTTTFPVRYTVYALSIAGFFASLIASFYTSAGYLFAFIFGVLAALGTYDLLQRKHTVSRNYPILANFRYLLEAIGPEIRQYFIQSDTEERPFSREQRTIVYQRAKNVLDKRPFGSQLGMYDEGFEWMNHSLKPTRISDSNFRILIGKHCAKPYSASVFNISAMSFGSLSANAILSLNTGAKLGDFYHDTGEGSISRYHRQPGGDLVWEIGSGYFGCRHKDGSFNEDMFRENANLDQVKMIEVKLSQGAKPGHGGILPGAKVTPEIAEARGVSVGEDCVSPASHSAFSTPLELLEFLDHLRDLSGGKPVGLKLAIGHPWEWFAIVKAMLETGRKPDFIVVDGGEGGTGAAPLEFINRLGMPLTEALLLVHNTLVGTSLRDDIAIGAAGKITSAFNIARTLALGADWCNSARGYMFSLGCIQALNCHTGRCPSGVATQDPRRGEKLDVELKSQRVFNFHKNTLDALQNLLEASGLRHPSELGPEHVVRRLSKTEVHSYMDLFPYLEPGALFEGDTGHMVFDKYWPNASSATFDPPEFILKLRETKLR; encoded by the coding sequence ATGGAGAAAACCACGACTTTTCCGGTTCGCTACACCGTTTACGCACTAAGCATTGCCGGCTTTTTCGCATCGTTGATCGCAAGTTTTTATACCAGCGCCGGCTACCTGTTCGCGTTCATTTTCGGGGTTTTGGCGGCACTGGGAACCTATGATCTACTCCAGAGAAAACATACGGTTAGCCGCAACTATCCTATTCTTGCCAACTTCCGTTACCTGCTTGAAGCCATCGGGCCGGAGATCCGACAGTACTTTATCCAGTCCGATACTGAGGAGCGCCCCTTTTCACGGGAACAGAGAACCATCGTGTATCAGCGCGCCAAGAACGTGCTCGACAAGCGGCCCTTCGGTTCCCAGCTTGGCATGTACGACGAGGGATTCGAATGGATGAATCATTCCCTCAAACCCACCAGAATCAGTGATAGCAATTTCAGAATTCTGATTGGGAAACATTGTGCCAAGCCTTACAGCGCAAGCGTTTTCAACATTTCGGCCATGAGTTTCGGGTCGCTCTCGGCAAACGCCATCCTGAGCCTGAATACTGGCGCCAAACTTGGCGACTTCTACCACGACACCGGAGAAGGCTCCATTTCGCGCTACCACCGGCAACCAGGTGGAGACCTGGTCTGGGAAATCGGCTCGGGCTATTTTGGCTGTCGCCATAAGGATGGCTCTTTCAACGAGGATATGTTTCGGGAAAACGCGAACCTCGACCAGGTAAAAATGATAGAGGTCAAACTTTCTCAGGGAGCCAAACCGGGGCATGGCGGCATCTTGCCCGGCGCCAAGGTAACCCCTGAAATAGCCGAAGCCCGAGGCGTGTCCGTCGGCGAGGACTGCGTGTCACCGGCCAGCCATTCAGCCTTCTCCACGCCCCTCGAACTCCTCGAGTTCCTGGACCATCTTCGAGACCTGTCGGGCGGCAAACCGGTCGGCCTCAAGCTCGCCATTGGCCACCCCTGGGAATGGTTTGCCATCGTAAAAGCGATGCTCGAAACAGGCCGGAAGCCGGACTTTATTGTGGTGGACGGCGGCGAAGGGGGCACTGGCGCCGCGCCTCTGGAGTTTATCAACAGACTCGGCATGCCCCTGACCGAAGCCCTCCTCCTGGTGCACAACACCCTGGTAGGCACAAGCCTCAGGGACGACATCGCCATTGGCGCCGCCGGCAAGATCACGTCCGCGTTCAATATTGCCCGCACACTCGCCCTGGGGGCCGACTGGTGCAATTCTGCCCGCGGCTACATGTTTTCCCTCGGCTGTATTCAGGCCCTGAACTGCCATACCGGCCGCTGCCCAAGTGGCGTCGCCACCCAGGACCCTCGACGCGGCGAGAAACTGGATGTGGAACTCAAAAGCCAACGGGTCTTCAACTTCCACAAGAACACACTGGATGCGCTCCAGAACCTGCTTGAGGCTTCCGGTCTGCGCCACCCCTCCGAGCTGGGACCAGAACACGTGGTGCGCCGTTTGTCCAAGACCGAAGTCCATTCCTACATGGACCTGTTCCCGTACCTCGAGCCAGGCGCCCTGTTTGAGGGTGACACTGGCCATATGGTATTCGACAAGTACTGGCCAAACGCCAGCTCCGCCACCTTCGATCCGCCCGAGTTTATCCTCAAATTAAGAGAGACCAAGCTCCGCTAA
- the ihfA gene encoding integration host factor subunit alpha: MAALTKAEMAERLYEELGLNKREAKEMVEAFFDEIRGALSHNEQVKLSGFGNFDLRDKKQRPGRNPKTGEEIPISARRVVTFRPGQKLKQKVEAYAGTQS, from the coding sequence ATGGCGGCTTTGACGAAAGCGGAAATGGCAGAGCGGTTGTACGAGGAATTGGGCCTTAACAAACGCGAAGCCAAGGAAATGGTGGAAGCTTTTTTCGACGAGATCAGAGGCGCACTCAGCCACAACGAGCAGGTGAAGTTATCGGGCTTCGGCAACTTCGACCTGCGAGACAAGAAGCAGCGGCCGGGACGGAACCCGAAAACTGGTGAGGAAATTCCGATCAGTGCACGGCGTGTTGTTACGTTTCGCCCAGGACAAAAACTAAAGCAAAAAGTAGAAGCGTATGCTGGAACCCAGTCATAA